In the Brachyhypopomus gauderio isolate BG-103 chromosome 4, BGAUD_0.2, whole genome shotgun sequence genome, one interval contains:
- the LOC143511785 gene encoding E3 ubiquitin-protein ligase TRIM39-like, translating into MKVPGKLKFGVDQHASERSDMQQKYAHMQHRLNDGKIILSDWIREFKRGSQDFNRLLFTAEQKAVIKDLVKQWKKGQLTNMLPVMDLIIRNIMLKDKSEESLLKLWFKTEQRFKKTDNMHVPAPVWKWIMKSSDQVILDPITANPTLVLSQDGCSVRTKTHEESDPWLWHQRTPHQYDGWPCVQAKKGYSTGRHYWEVDVTGKCDWRLGVVQESAPRCGFINLNTTTGYWTLRLQLGSLMALTDPVTKLNQATPSKIGMYLDMEEGQLSFYNTEKRKNIFTFKTDFSKCGRIYPVFDTLETN; encoded by the exons ATGAAG GTACCAGGAAAGCTAAAGTTTGGTGTAGATCAACACGCATCCGAAAGATCAGATATGCAACAGAAATATGCACATATGCAGCACAGATTAAACGATGGAAAAATAATCCTCTCTGATTGGATAAGGGAATTTAAAAGAGGTTCCCAG GACTTCAATAGGCTGCTTTTCACAGCCGAGCAAAAAGCTGTGATTAAAGATCTGGTTAAGCAGTGGAAGAAAGGACAGCTGACCAACATGCTGCCGGTCATGGACTTGATCATAAGAAACATCATGTTGAAAGACAAGTCAGAG GAGTCCCTCCTTAAACTGTGGTTTAAGACTGAACAGAGGTTTAAAAAAACAG ATAACATGCATGTCCCAGCTCCAG TATGGAAATGGATTATGAAGTCATCAG ATCAAGTCATTCTAGATCCAATCACAGCAAACCCAACTCTGGTGCTGTCTCAGGATGGGTGTTCTGTGAGAACCAAGACCCATGAAGAGTCTGATCCATGGCTGTGGCACCAACGAACACCTCATCAGTATGATGGTTGGCCATGTGTCCAAGCCAAAAAGGGCTACAGCACAGGCAGACATTACTGGGAGGTGGATGTAACTGGGAAATGTGATTGGAGGTTGGGTGTAGTGCAGGAGTCAGCTCCACGATGTGGCTTCATTAATTTGAATACAACAACAGGGTACTGGACTCTGCGTCTGCAGCTAGGATCTCTGATGGCTCTGACTGATCCAGTTACCAAACTCAATCAGGCCACGCCCTCTAAGATAGGAATGTATCTAGATATGGAGGAAGGCCAACTTTCATTCTACAatacagaaaaaagaaaaaatattttcacatttAAAACAGACTTCAGTAAGTGTGGGAGAATCTACCCTGTGTTTGATACATTGGAGACAAACTGA